A genomic region of Nitrospirota bacterium contains the following coding sequences:
- a CDS encoding NADH-quinone oxidoreductase subunit N: MSLGAAFGPAWALLAAGILVLLVDLWSKNRSLQVFLAVAGVIAGIAWGISASHAGAFDWQNMLASDPLSRGAAVGFAVLTGLLLLGSHDFFKAKRAYEGEVIYLLLFGGFAMALVPLARDLVVLFIALETVSLVSYTLIAHLRAESGRVEAGIKYMLLGAFGSAVLLMGIAFYFGVTGTTSLDPARWKLGVDPTGIGWILSTVFILSGLGFKIACAPFHVYAPDVYQGAPGPISGFLAGASKAASFLALYSVGSIWFTPGADALQGSLGDREILRNVIRLLAVLTMAWGTVLGVIQTEVKRILAYSSIAHTGYILLFLLVPAQAGEGVLIFYVGVYALMKIGAFLCVSVHEARTGEKLELKDLSRLRAESPWLALAFGVFLFSLAGVPPTGGFMAKLLLFREAVAAGETPLVIVGVLTSVIAAGFYLKITIPVFLTGEDRATERPHGFSWLRLVAVVTSAAVLYLGLFPPVSWFRLS; the protein is encoded by the coding sequence ATGAGCCTTGGAGCAGCATTCGGTCCCGCCTGGGCGCTCCTGGCGGCGGGAATATTGGTGCTTCTCGTCGACCTCTGGTCGAAGAATCGATCGCTCCAGGTTTTCCTGGCCGTTGCGGGCGTGATCGCAGGAATCGCCTGGGGCATTTCCGCATCTCATGCGGGCGCCTTCGATTGGCAGAACATGCTCGCCTCCGACCCGCTCTCCAGGGGAGCGGCGGTGGGCTTTGCCGTCTTGACGGGTCTCCTCCTGCTCGGCTCCCACGATTTCTTCAAAGCCAAGCGCGCATATGAGGGCGAGGTGATCTACCTTCTCCTGTTCGGCGGATTCGCGATGGCTCTTGTGCCCTTGGCGCGGGATCTCGTAGTGCTATTCATTGCGTTGGAGACGGTTTCGCTCGTGAGCTACACGCTGATCGCCCACCTTCGGGCGGAAAGCGGCCGGGTGGAGGCGGGAATCAAGTACATGCTGCTCGGCGCGTTTGGGAGTGCCGTTCTCCTCATGGGGATCGCGTTTTATTTTGGAGTCACGGGAACAACCTCGCTCGATCCGGCGCGGTGGAAGTTGGGCGTCGATCCCACAGGAATCGGATGGATCCTCAGCACCGTGTTCATCCTGAGCGGATTGGGCTTCAAAATCGCCTGTGCGCCATTTCACGTTTACGCTCCGGATGTCTACCAGGGGGCGCCGGGGCCGATCTCGGGGTTCCTGGCCGGTGCGTCAAAAGCTGCATCTTTCCTGGCTCTCTACTCCGTCGGATCGATTTGGTTCACTCCCGGCGCCGATGCGCTCCAAGGGTCGCTGGGGGACCGCGAAATCCTTCGGAATGTCATCCGGCTTCTGGCCGTGCTGACGATGGCGTGGGGAACCGTCCTAGGAGTGATTCAGACGGAAGTGAAACGCATTCTCGCGTATTCAAGTATCGCGCACACGGGCTACATTCTTTTGTTCCTCCTTGTGCCGGCGCAGGCGGGGGAGGGGGTCCTGATCTTCTATGTGGGCGTCTACGCGCTCATGAAAATCGGCGCGTTTCTGTGCGTATCGGTCCATGAGGCTCGGACGGGTGAGAAGCTGGAGCTGAAGGATCTCTCACGGCTCCGCGCGGAATCGCCGTGGCTTGCCCTGGCGTTTGGAGTGTTCCTGTTTTCTCTCGCGGGAGTCCCGCCGACCGGTGGGTTCATGGCGAAGCTTTTGTTGTTCCGCGAGGCGGTGGCGGCCGGCGAAACTCCTCTCGTGATCGTGGGCGTCCTGACGAGCGTCATCGCCGCCGGATTCTATTTGAAGATTACAATCCCTGTCTTCCTGACCGGCGAGGATCGCGCGACTGAAAGGCCGCACGGCTTCTCCTGGCTCAGACTCGTTGCCGTCGTCACCTCCGCCGCCGTCCTCTACCTCGGCCTCTTCCCCCCCGTCTCCTGGTTCCGGCTCTCGTAG
- the pbpC gene encoding penicillin-binding protein 1C: MTGRCKPEGWVERLKSRGRSSRLISRIGKASVVLIACLAAIPKPPLREGLSFSQAVFDRGGRLLRLTTAADERFRMWQPLSSFSPELIEATLLHEDRHFKYHPGFNPVSLVRAAWHTYVGGGRRIGGSTLTMQLARIRYRMKSRTLRGKLVQLARAVQLERHYSKKEILEAYLNLAPYGENVEGAAAASLIYFGKAANRLTLQEILTLAVIPQSPTRRALGTSRGAAPINVDLSAARNALFERWIADHPGDLEQRQMMALPIKVGSRSALPFLAPHFTDDLLQEDRDLTGSIPSTLDLDLQKTVERLVATYVESRRMQGVHNAAVLLADHRTMDVLAAVGSADYFDESIQGQVNGFRAKRSPGSLLKPFAYALGFDQGVVHPMTMLKDTPSRFSGFSPENFDRDFSGPVAARDALIRSRNVPAVEIASRLREPNFYGFLRHVNIDLPRGPDYYGLAPVLGGAEVTMENLVQLYASLANRGEIRGVRTRMDRDAPGGDPLFTPESSFMVLEVLKDVVRPNQGYRPEWTGNIAPVYWKTGTSSAFRDAWSVGIFGQYVLAVWLGNFNGEGNPSFIGIQTAAPLFFGIIDALQPHAENLYLTGPARLGRLSKVRVCAVSGRIPNPHCPHTVDTWFIPGRSPIERCDIHRLVPIDSTTGRRACLDRASRVKPSIFEFWPSDLLDLFRRAGIPRRTPPPDNPRCPIDINDNRGVPPVISSPETGVAYTMRMTAIEKPSIPLAAVADADVRRLYWFDGDRYVDKANNGETLYWVPRQGKSVLRVIDDHGRADAVTIEVVLTQ; this comes from the coding sequence ATGACCGGTCGGTGCAAGCCAGAGGGCTGGGTGGAACGATTGAAGTCGCGGGGCCGGTCGAGTCGGCTCATTAGCCGAATCGGCAAGGCATCGGTCGTCCTGATCGCCTGCCTCGCGGCGATACCGAAACCTCCACTCCGCGAAGGGCTGAGTTTTTCCCAAGCCGTATTCGACCGGGGAGGACGCCTCCTGAGGCTGACCACGGCGGCGGATGAGCGATTCCGGATGTGGCAGCCTCTTTCAAGCTTCTCTCCGGAGCTGATCGAGGCCACCCTGCTTCACGAGGATCGACACTTCAAGTATCACCCTGGATTCAATCCGGTCTCGCTCGTCCGGGCCGCGTGGCACACGTACGTCGGGGGCGGACGACGCATCGGTGGATCAACCCTCACCATGCAGCTCGCCCGAATCCGCTATCGGATGAAATCCAGAACCCTGCGAGGCAAACTCGTTCAACTTGCGCGCGCCGTCCAACTGGAAAGACACTATTCAAAAAAGGAGATCCTGGAGGCGTACCTGAATCTGGCCCCGTATGGGGAGAACGTTGAAGGCGCCGCGGCGGCAAGCCTGATCTATTTTGGCAAGGCCGCAAATCGTTTGACACTGCAGGAGATTCTCACACTTGCCGTCATCCCTCAAAGCCCCACCCGAAGAGCATTGGGAACAAGCCGGGGAGCCGCCCCCATCAACGTGGATCTGTCCGCCGCGCGGAATGCCCTGTTCGAGCGGTGGATCGCCGACCATCCGGGGGATTTGGAGCAACGGCAGATGATGGCCCTGCCGATCAAGGTTGGGTCCAGGAGCGCCCTCCCCTTTCTCGCGCCCCACTTCACGGATGATTTGCTCCAGGAAGATCGAGACCTGACGGGGTCCATCCCATCCACCCTGGACCTGGACCTCCAGAAAACGGTCGAGCGCCTCGTGGCGACCTACGTCGAAAGTCGGCGAATGCAGGGGGTCCACAACGCGGCGGTCCTGCTCGCCGACCATCGAACGATGGACGTACTTGCGGCGGTCGGATCGGCTGATTACTTCGACGAGTCCATCCAAGGCCAGGTCAATGGATTCAGGGCCAAACGATCGCCCGGATCTCTGCTCAAGCCGTTCGCTTATGCGCTGGGATTTGATCAGGGTGTTGTGCACCCCATGACCATGCTAAAGGACACCCCCTCCCGGTTCAGCGGTTTCAGTCCGGAGAATTTTGATCGTGACTTTTCGGGTCCTGTCGCAGCACGTGACGCTCTGATCAGGAGCCGGAACGTCCCGGCCGTCGAAATTGCGTCCCGGCTCCGTGAGCCGAATTTCTACGGATTCCTTCGTCATGTCAACATCGATCTCCCAAGGGGCCCTGATTACTACGGTCTCGCGCCCGTCTTGGGCGGTGCGGAAGTCACGATGGAGAACCTCGTGCAACTCTACGCCTCCCTGGCCAACCGTGGAGAGATAAGGGGGGTGCGCACCCGGATGGATCGCGACGCGCCCGGTGGCGATCCTCTCTTCACACCTGAATCGTCGTTCATGGTGCTGGAGGTTCTCAAGGACGTGGTTCGTCCGAATCAGGGCTACCGGCCGGAATGGACCGGCAACATCGCTCCGGTGTACTGGAAGACCGGAACATCTTCCGCCTTCCGCGACGCATGGTCGGTCGGCATCTTCGGACAATACGTTCTCGCGGTCTGGTTGGGCAACTTCAATGGAGAAGGCAATCCATCCTTCATCGGGATTCAGACCGCTGCCCCGCTGTTTTTCGGTATCATTGACGCCCTTCAGCCTCATGCCGAGAACCTCTACCTCACGGGGCCTGCGCGGCTGGGAAGATTGTCAAAGGTGCGCGTGTGCGCGGTCTCCGGTCGAATTCCCAATCCACACTGCCCGCACACCGTTGACACTTGGTTTATTCCCGGGAGATCGCCCATCGAGCGGTGCGACATTCACCGCTTGGTCCCCATCGATTCCACCACCGGCCGCCGCGCGTGTTTGGATCGGGCAAGCCGCGTGAAACCCTCGATCTTTGAATTTTGGCCGTCCGACCTGCTCGATCTGTTTCGTCGCGCCGGTATACCACGTCGGACCCCCCCCCCCGACAATCCACGTTGTCCCATAGATATCAATGACAACAGGGGAGTCCCTCCGGTCATCAGTTCACCGGAGACCGGAGTGGCGTACACCATGCGCATGACCGCAATCGAGAAGCCGTCGATCCCCCTTGCCGCGGTCGCTGACGCCGATGTGCGCCGCCTCTACTGGTTTGACGGTGACCGATACGTCGACAAGGCGAACAACGGTGAAACCCTCTACTGGGTCCCAAGGCAGGGAAAGTCCGTCTTGCGGGTCATCGACGACCATGGCCGAGCCGACGCCGTAACCATTGAAGTCGTCCTCACCCAGTAG
- a CDS encoding NADH-quinone oxidoreductase subunit M: MEFRFLSLLIFAPLAAALLCVATKRRPVQTFFGLVGSGIPLILSIVMVYKFQSGSADFQWVERISWIPQLGISYHVGVDGLSFPLVALTALLTFLALIYSAGHIAAAPGWFNASFLMLESAMIGVFCSLDMVLFFLFWEMMLIPMYFIIGYWGGARKIYAAVKFFLYTMVGGAFMLVGLLTVYVLHHKATGAWSFGWADWVSIRDFIAPNMQIWLFASLAIGFAIKVPMYPLHTWLPDAHTEAPTAGSVLLAGVLLKMGAYGFMRFALPLFPEGAAAAAPVMMWAAILGIILGAAASYVQKDMKKLVAYSSVSHMGFVMLGIFSFTPEGISGASIQMINHGLSTGALFLVVGVIYERTHKRGVNDFGGLAKVMPLYTTVSVLVVLSSVGLPGLNGFVGEFLVIAGAMKARPAYGFASALGVILAAVYLLAMVRRVYWGETKESLHGLKDLTLREVMVFAPLLALIFAIGIYPRPFFTATGASLMRILEGVSR, from the coding sequence GTGGAATTCCGTTTTCTTTCTCTGCTGATCTTCGCGCCCCTTGCGGCAGCGCTACTTTGCGTGGCAACGAAACGCAGGCCGGTTCAAACGTTCTTCGGTCTCGTCGGATCGGGAATTCCGCTGATCCTCTCGATCGTCATGGTATACAAGTTTCAATCCGGATCGGCGGACTTCCAGTGGGTCGAAAGGATTTCATGGATCCCGCAACTGGGGATCTCGTACCACGTGGGGGTGGACGGCTTGAGTTTCCCGCTTGTCGCCCTGACGGCCCTTCTTACGTTCCTCGCGCTGATCTATTCGGCCGGTCACATCGCCGCGGCGCCGGGCTGGTTCAATGCGTCGTTCCTCATGCTGGAAAGCGCCATGATCGGCGTCTTCTGCTCCCTCGATATGGTCCTGTTCTTCCTCTTCTGGGAAATGATGCTGATCCCGATGTACTTCATCATCGGGTATTGGGGCGGGGCGCGGAAGATCTATGCCGCGGTGAAGTTCTTCCTCTACACGATGGTCGGCGGCGCGTTCATGCTGGTGGGCCTTCTCACGGTGTACGTCCTCCACCACAAGGCGACGGGAGCCTGGAGCTTCGGGTGGGCGGACTGGGTGTCCATTCGCGATTTCATCGCGCCGAACATGCAGATTTGGCTGTTCGCATCGCTGGCGATCGGGTTCGCGATCAAGGTGCCGATGTATCCCCTGCATACGTGGCTCCCGGATGCCCACACCGAGGCGCCGACGGCGGGGAGCGTGCTTCTGGCTGGGGTCCTCCTGAAAATGGGCGCCTACGGCTTCATGCGGTTCGCCTTACCGCTCTTTCCGGAAGGGGCGGCGGCGGCGGCGCCGGTGATGATGTGGGCGGCGATCCTGGGGATCATCCTGGGCGCGGCGGCATCGTACGTGCAGAAGGACATGAAGAAACTGGTCGCCTACTCCAGCGTGAGCCACATGGGATTCGTCATGTTGGGAATCTTCTCGTTCACCCCGGAAGGGATCTCGGGAGCATCGATCCAGATGATCAACCACGGACTCTCCACCGGCGCGCTCTTCCTTGTGGTGGGCGTGATTTACGAGCGGACGCACAAGAGGGGCGTGAACGATTTCGGCGGGCTGGCGAAGGTGATGCCGTTGTATACGACGGTGAGCGTATTGGTGGTGCTCTCGTCGGTGGGGCTACCCGGCCTGAACGGATTCGTCGGCGAATTTCTGGTGATCGCGGGAGCGATGAAGGCTCGGCCCGCGTACGGATTTGCATCGGCCCTTGGGGTCATCCTCGCGGCGGTTTACCTCCTCGCCATGGTGCGGAGGGTTTACTGGGGTGAGACGAAGGAGTCGCTCCACGGCTTGAAGGACCTCACGCTGCGCGAAGTCATGGTCTTCGCGCCCCTCCTGGCCCTCATTTTCGCCATCGGGATCTATCCGCGGCCTTTCTTCACGGCAACCGGCGCCTCCTTGATGAGAATCCTGGAAGGGGTGTCCAGATGA
- a CDS encoding NADH-quinone oxidoreductase subunit J, which yields MAKYLFALLGSLATLGALGTIFLPNPVHAALALIVALVATAGVYVVLSAPFVAVLQVAVYAGAIMVLFLFVVMLLNVQGRAGKRTVWMGLGVLGGGLMMVQILHLVRMLRMPSASVTVPGFGSPQAVSEFLFAKYAIPFELISVLLLVAIVGAVLLGRKEAPSGR from the coding sequence ATGGCGAAGTATCTTTTTGCGCTTCTCGGCTCCCTCGCAACGCTTGGTGCGCTGGGGACCATCTTCCTCCCAAATCCGGTACACGCGGCGCTCGCCCTGATCGTGGCCCTCGTGGCCACGGCCGGTGTCTACGTCGTTCTCTCCGCCCCGTTCGTGGCGGTGCTCCAGGTGGCCGTGTACGCCGGCGCGATCATGGTGCTGTTCCTATTCGTGGTCATGTTGCTCAATGTTCAAGGCCGGGCCGGCAAACGCACCGTCTGGATGGGGCTGGGTGTTCTTGGGGGGGGGCTCATGATGGTCCAGATTCTCCACTTGGTGCGCATGCTGCGGATGCCGTCCGCGTCCGTGACTGTTCCAGGTTTCGGCTCGCCGCAGGCGGTGAGCGAATTCCTTTTTGCGAAGTACGCGATTCCGTTCGAGTTGATCTCGGTCCTGCTGCTCGTGGCCATCGTGGGCGCGGTGCTGCTCGGACGCAAGGAGGCACCCAGTGGGCGGTGA
- a CDS encoding acyl-CoA dehydrogenase family protein, with amino-acid sequence MIDYSKYESAIGLNWYEIDPDLQLLMRQSIPPEDFAWSEGWLKKWGAVCGGPIAQRAEITDKNPPKLVKYDRNGMEINEVVHHPTAIETKRDLWNNGFNGLPWSDEAKRRGRPVPASMMTAFSYFLAEAETGMLCSIGMTAGAAELIERYGDDRVKAEFLPRMRSMNYDEAWDGAMFLTERTGGSDLGVLTTTARKSGDTWLLNGLKWFCSNVDAKVIMTVARPVGAPEGIKGIGLFAVPKTKRDGTRNGIHIRRIKDKLGTRAVPTAEVDFVDAEAYILQGNAQDPWEHGINRMMEMVNLSRVGVGIMGAGIARRSFFEASIYASRRDAFGRRLTDWPLMREDLLKIQMESESASAMVFECARVADQARNKGDENAASYLRILAPLTKMRATRQGIECASKSLEVVGGNGYIEDWPMARQFRDAQCHTIWEGADNIMVLDSLRAMAKHQSHEPLLQRVASIAGQAKHSSLQGPRKAIEAGLGVARDALTRMASADGEEALAMSKHLADLFCDLVQGALLVEEASEEISKAGSGRKALIARMYCENRLAPPARSAPRAIEQAALKHFDAMFRYGKVSPSEI; translated from the coding sequence ATGATTGATTATTCGAAGTACGAATCCGCCATCGGCCTCAACTGGTACGAGATCGATCCCGATCTGCAGCTCCTGATGCGCCAGTCCATCCCCCCCGAGGACTTTGCGTGGTCGGAGGGCTGGCTCAAGAAATGGGGCGCCGTGTGCGGCGGACCCATCGCCCAGCGGGCGGAAATCACCGACAAGAACCCGCCGAAGCTGGTCAAGTACGACCGCAACGGCATGGAGATCAACGAAGTCGTCCACCACCCCACGGCCATCGAGACGAAACGCGATTTGTGGAACAACGGATTCAACGGTCTTCCTTGGAGCGACGAGGCGAAGCGCCGGGGCCGGCCGGTTCCCGCCTCGATGATGACCGCCTTCTCCTATTTCCTGGCGGAGGCGGAGACCGGCATGCTGTGCTCGATCGGGATGACGGCGGGCGCCGCGGAATTGATTGAACGGTATGGCGACGATCGCGTAAAGGCCGAATTCCTCCCCCGAATGCGCTCGATGAACTATGACGAAGCGTGGGACGGCGCGATGTTTCTCACCGAGCGCACCGGCGGCTCCGACCTCGGCGTCCTCACCACCACGGCCCGCAAGAGCGGCGATACGTGGCTCCTCAATGGTTTGAAATGGTTCTGCTCGAACGTCGACGCCAAAGTCATCATGACCGTGGCCCGGCCCGTGGGCGCGCCCGAAGGCATCAAGGGGATCGGCCTCTTCGCCGTTCCCAAGACGAAGCGCGACGGAACGCGGAACGGCATTCACATCCGCCGAATCAAGGACAAACTCGGAACGCGCGCGGTTCCCACGGCCGAAGTCGATTTCGTCGATGCCGAGGCCTACATCCTTCAGGGCAACGCCCAGGACCCTTGGGAGCACGGCATCAACCGGATGATGGAGATGGTGAACCTTTCCCGCGTGGGCGTGGGGATCATGGGCGCCGGCATCGCCCGGAGAAGTTTTTTCGAAGCCTCCATCTACGCTTCGCGGCGCGATGCGTTCGGGCGGAGGCTGACCGACTGGCCGTTGATGCGCGAGGATCTCCTCAAAATTCAGATGGAATCGGAGTCCGCCTCCGCGATGGTCTTCGAATGCGCCCGCGTGGCCGATCAGGCCCGGAACAAGGGCGACGAGAACGCCGCGAGTTATCTCCGGATCCTGGCGCCGTTGACCAAGATGCGCGCCACGCGACAGGGCATCGAGTGCGCCTCGAAGAGCCTTGAGGTCGTCGGAGGCAATGGTTACATCGAGGATTGGCCGATGGCGCGGCAGTTCCGGGACGCCCAATGCCACACGATCTGGGAAGGCGCCGACAATATCATGGTGCTGGATTCCCTCCGGGCCATGGCGAAGCATCAATCACACGAACCGCTCCTTCAGCGGGTCGCTTCCATCGCGGGGCAGGCCAAGCATTCGTCGCTCCAAGGCCCCCGAAAAGCCATCGAGGCGGGATTGGGTGTCGCCCGGGACGCCCTGACTCGGATGGCGTCCGCCGATGGAGAAGAGGCGCTCGCGATGTCGAAGCACCTGGCCGATCTGTTCTGTGATTTGGTTCAAGGCGCGCTTCTCGTGGAGGAGGCATCGGAGGAGATTTCGAAGGCGGGGTCCGGACGAAAGGCCCTCATCGCCCGAATGTATTGTGAGAATCGGCTGGCTCCCCCTGCCCGCTCCGCGCCCCGCGCCATCGAGCAGGCCGCGCTCAAGCACTTCGACGCAATGTTCCGCTACGGGAAGGTTTCTCCCTCCGAGATCTAG
- the nuoK gene encoding NADH-quinone oxidoreductase subunit NuoK: MPLSYPLILSGVLFSLGTIGFFIRRNVVTMLMCVELMLNAANIAFVAFARHHAEMAGQIWVFIVITLAAGEAAIGLALVVTLARHHGTMEVDDLRSLRG, from the coding sequence GTGCCACTCTCTTATCCCCTGATCCTCTCCGGTGTTCTCTTTTCACTGGGAACGATCGGCTTCTTCATTCGCCGGAACGTGGTGACGATGCTGATGTGCGTTGAGCTGATGCTCAATGCCGCGAACATTGCTTTCGTGGCCTTCGCCCGGCATCACGCGGAGATGGCCGGACAGATCTGGGTCTTCATCGTGATCACTCTTGCGGCGGGTGAGGCCGCGATTGGACTGGCGCTGGTGGTGACGCTGGCGCGCCATCATGGAACGATGGAAGTGGACGACCTCCGTTCGCTCCGAGGATAG
- the nuoL gene encoding NADH-quinone oxidoreductase subunit L codes for MPRIWLIPLVPLAGFVVLGLFHRWIPKKAISWIACGTVAVSFVLSFKSFLPLMRGGDPIHSVFFTWLTIGDFSVVFDYLFDPLSSVMALVISGVGFLIHVFSVGYMGHDKGFGRYFAYLNLFIFFMLTLVLSNSLLLTFVGWEGVGLCSYLLIGFWYDKPDPPPAAVKAFVVNRIGDFGFITAMVLLLAHLHTLSISEILNMAPEYYAGLPAVAGLIGLLLFLAATGKSAQVPLYVWLPDAMAGPTPVSALIHAATMVTAGVYLMARFRPVLDIVPDVTALICTIGAVTALLAALIALAQRDIKKVLAYSTVSQLGYMFMGVSAGSGVAGMFHLTTHAFFKALLFLGAGSVIHAMEGEQDITKMGGLRHHAPKTFWTVLIGALALAGFPPLAGFFSKDLVLADVLHTEPRGTILFWMGIVTAGLTAFYTARWLMLIFFGKPRFTHHAHESPAVMTVPLMVLAGLSVIAGFGEHGFASYLARSLGEHEPEVGSGVMMLASGIGVAGLVAGILTYRERVPGPGPATGLARISERKFWVDEIYDLIIVRTYRWASGVVDRWIDGGLIDKLAVEGSAVVTQAAGKVLRPVHSGQLHTYAFGIMLGLVVALGYFIWR; via the coding sequence GTGCCGCGCATCTGGCTGATTCCGCTCGTCCCGCTCGCGGGGTTCGTCGTCCTGGGTCTGTTCCATCGGTGGATTCCCAAGAAGGCCATCTCGTGGATCGCTTGCGGCACGGTGGCGGTCTCGTTCGTCCTTTCGTTCAAGTCCTTCCTCCCTCTCATGCGCGGCGGCGATCCGATCCACTCGGTGTTCTTCACATGGCTCACGATTGGGGACTTCAGCGTCGTCTTCGATTATCTCTTTGATCCGCTCTCCTCCGTCATGGCCCTCGTGATTTCCGGAGTCGGCTTCCTCATCCATGTGTTTTCGGTGGGCTACATGGGTCACGACAAAGGCTTCGGGCGGTATTTCGCCTACCTCAATCTTTTCATCTTCTTCATGCTCACGCTCGTCCTGTCGAACTCGCTCCTGCTGACGTTCGTCGGCTGGGAAGGCGTAGGGTTGTGTTCCTATCTCTTGATAGGTTTCTGGTACGACAAGCCTGATCCGCCCCCGGCCGCCGTGAAGGCGTTTGTGGTCAACCGGATCGGCGATTTCGGGTTCATCACGGCGATGGTGCTTCTGCTGGCGCACCTCCACACCCTTTCGATCTCGGAAATTCTGAACATGGCTCCGGAGTACTACGCCGGCCTGCCGGCGGTGGCGGGGCTCATCGGCCTGCTTCTGTTCCTTGCAGCCACGGGCAAGTCGGCCCAAGTGCCCCTCTACGTGTGGCTTCCCGATGCCATGGCGGGTCCCACTCCCGTGAGCGCCCTCATCCATGCGGCCACCATGGTGACGGCGGGCGTCTATCTCATGGCGCGATTCCGGCCGGTCCTCGACATTGTGCCGGACGTGACCGCGCTGATTTGCACCATCGGCGCTGTCACGGCGCTCCTCGCGGCCCTGATCGCGCTTGCGCAGCGAGACATTAAGAAGGTTCTTGCCTATTCCACCGTCAGCCAGCTCGGATATATGTTCATGGGCGTGTCCGCCGGCTCGGGCGTGGCCGGAATGTTCCACCTGACCACGCATGCCTTTTTCAAGGCGCTTCTCTTCCTCGGTGCGGGATCGGTGATTCATGCGATGGAGGGTGAGCAGGACATCACGAAAATGGGCGGCCTGCGACACCATGCGCCGAAAACGTTCTGGACGGTGCTGATCGGCGCGCTTGCGCTGGCCGGTTTCCCGCCCCTCGCCGGGTTCTTCAGCAAGGACCTCGTGCTGGCCGACGTGCTCCACACCGAACCGCGGGGAACGATTCTCTTTTGGATGGGGATCGTAACGGCGGGACTCACGGCGTTCTACACGGCTCGGTGGCTGATGCTGATCTTTTTCGGAAAGCCGCGTTTCACGCATCATGCCCACGAGAGTCCCGCGGTGATGACGGTTCCCCTGATGGTGTTGGCCGGCCTAAGCGTGATCGCCGGATTCGGCGAGCACGGATTTGCATCGTACCTCGCACGGTCGCTCGGCGAGCACGAGCCGGAGGTGGGAAGTGGAGTGATGATGCTGGCTTCGGGAATCGGCGTGGCCGGACTGGTGGCTGGGATCCTCACGTATCGGGAGCGGGTGCCGGGACCGGGGCCTGCCACCGGCCTGGCCCGCATCTCGGAACGCAAGTTCTGGGTGGATGAAATCTACGATCTTATTATCGTCAGAACGTATCGTTGGGCTTCGGGCGTGGTCGATCGGTGGATCGACGGCGGGCTGATCGACAAACTCGCCGTCGAGGGTTCCGCCGTCGTGACGCAAGCGGCCGGCAAGGTATTGCGGCCCGTCCACAGCGGCCAGCTCCACACGTACGCGTTCGGAATCATGCTGGGGCTCGTCGTGGCGCTCGGCTACTTTATCTGGAGATAA